AATGTCAGCAGATCATGTCAAGCGAATTGGCAGCCCCACATAATGATAGCCTTCAGCCCGACCACAAGGAAGCGAGAGACGCACGACACGTGTGGGCAGCTAAGCTCAGGGTCAGTTTCATTCCACAACACAGCTTTCCTTCTGTCTGCATGCTGTATAAGCGGTCCCTTCCCAGGCTATTCTGAACCTTTTTATTCACCttaattttacattacacacactAGCTTTCAGGTGGATTTCCTCCCCACTGCCACTTAAGTGCAGATTTTGCCTTTGATAAACATTTTCACTAGGTGAGCATTATCTAGCAGAGGAAGCAAAAATGTGTTCCAGGTTTGATGATGTGAGAGGAAACATGGCCTaaatgagacacaaacatgtGGTGTGCGTCCCACAAACCAGTACCCCACTAATCACTTAGGGTTAATTATGTTTGCcatctttcaaaacaaaatctttctAAGCTTTTCCCAAGCTACAGCCTTTGTTGACAGCGattacattttcacttcattatATCCCATATACACAAGTTACACACTTGAAAGCTTCAGAATAGGATAAGGAAAAGATTGGGGATAGTGGCCTTATAATGAACTCtgaattcaaattaaaagaTTTCCCTTGATTGTACTTGAGCTTAGAGGACTGTGAGCCATCATGTGCTTGCACACATATGACTACACATGTAAATTGATGAACAGCATTACTCCACGTTTATTTATCCAAGCACTAAACAATTGCAGGGTGACTTCAAACAGGCAGctatttttataaaaacaaaaaacaaaaaactgctccCACGTTACTTGAACAAACAGGAAAGCTGATTTTGACCTGAGCGTGCTCTCTATGTTGTGAGAAAAGGTTGCAGGGGAGGTTCTGCCTAAGTTCCCTCCCTGGAGTGGGAGCCATGAGCTGATCCTTAAGACTGATAGTGAGGGGCCACACAGGACGGGCTGGAGCCCCAAGAGAAAGAGTAACACTAGGGCCCTTAAAGAGGAGCCTTAAAAAGTGGGCTCCTGCCCAAATCGGATGTTTGTGGAGGTCCAAATTGTGAACATACTGACAAGAGTGTACGTTGGGATACCGGCTGGGGGTTGGGAGGCTGAGTGAGATTATACATGAGGCACTCACGTGGACATTTAGTGAGGCTCTGTTCAAATGAGCACTGATGCAGGCAGGGGTCCTGCATAATAAGGGAAGTGGGGTAATGACTGGAGGGCTGGTACACATTAGGGGATATTAAAAGAGCCATTTTAATCACTCAAGCTGCAAACCGGACCTCTCAATGGAGTGGCTAATAGTTGAAATGGATATGTTTCATTTGGGCTGATTGAGATGATGAATGGACTCTGAAAATCACTCCCAGGCAGTTAGCTAAGTCTTGAATGGATATTTTCCGAGTTCCTGTGTTGGTGATGTTATTCTACATGCTCAGATTTGTTCTGTGGTCAGTGCCAAAGAATGATGAATTGTCATCTATTGCATCACAAAGAAGCAGAAGGAGATATTGTGATGATGGTTTACAAAACAACTGCATGCTAGTCAGCGCGTCTGTAATGTAATGATTTAGTGTTTTGAAACATCGTATGACAAGAAGTCTCATAAGCAGGTGCGTTTTCTGTTTTGGTGAATCTGTTTGAGGTTTctaatttcatttaaatcccTGAAACACCAGCAGAAAGTATGCATTACAACAAGCCCTTGGCtgaaaaacaatgagctgtgCTTGTGTGACAAATCCATTTTCGACTCACCTGGCCACAGGCTAACAGGGTTTGTATACACAGCATCACTGATCAGAAAAATAGCCCATTTAGGAGGGACAAAAAGGGGAATTGAGTGGTTaacgtgtgtgtgagacacacgTTTTACAGTAACAGCTGTGGATCAGAGATGTTCCTTCATCCACTTTAAGGAGGTCTGAAACCTGCCCACGGCCTGATCGGCTCAGTTTGGAGATCCACAGCGGCGATGGATCATTTTGTGTTCAACTGAGCCTGGGGCAGATGTTACAGGAAAGACACAGTAGAGGCTTCTACCTCTCACCGTGTCTATAGAAGCAGATGGAAAAGGCAGGgtaagcatgtgtgtgctgatgcCAAAAGACGTACCACACCGTGGGTGGGCCGCCTGCATCCTGCAGGGCAATTCCTGCCCTGCTTTAACGGGAACAGATAAGTGGCACTGTAGTACAGCGCAATGAAGGGGAGGGTGCAACTTCAAATAGCAGGCCACAAGAAGCATCACAACCTGGGGTGCTAAGGAGTTTTCTGCTGACTTATCCACTTTCTGTCcgccaaaaaatattttcaagtaCAGTGTTCCTTAAACATTACGAGTGGCAAGCAAAGGCACATTTATACACCTTTTACATCAACCCCTTGACTGTCAGCCAAATCATAAAGAAGCCAGTGTAAAAGGGTTGTCTGGATACGTCGCCCACTTCGGGATCTGGGTAAAGCCCACACATCTTAAATGGTGCAACCACACACAAAGTTGAAGTCATTGGGAATATCAGTTTTGGGGCCGCAATGTCTCAGATTCAGTGTACAATCTAGATTATccatataaacacaataaacaaagacaaTGGAGGTATGTTCAGACAAAAGCCACAAAGAACCGAGAAAAGTGAAGTCGTTTCATGAAGCAAATCTTATTACCGTCTCAATTTCCAGAGCCTTAGCTTTAATGGCCTCCAACCGGCGAGCCTTGAAGTCTTCCTCTGGTGTCAACTTTGGCTCCATGCTGGCATCCACCACCTCCTCCGTCTCCGCTACAGATGCAGGAGTTTTTTCCTGGCAGGCCAAAGGTTCAGGGGTTAGAGTCGAGGTCACCAGGTTTAGAAGCTGGTTCTGATTTCAAAGTGTTTCAAATAGAGACAACTCCGCTCTTTTACGGGTGTTGAGTTCttatttttgtacatgtgtCATTATGTGTGCCGCATGTCagaaacagtaaacagaaatgtggtaacatatacagtacatctcTCTGATTAAAGGATCCTTACAGCCAAAGATCAAGGCAAAGGTCCAAAGACACATATAGATCAGCTATACTTCCAATTAAAAGGAACATAACCTAAATGtcaaaaaatcaaacaacatgtttttccGACTTTTTATACGGTACCAGTACAGGGTTTGCCTGTTTCAGTACAAAACATATACTGCAAATTTCACCTTCATATGTAAAAGTTTCATAATCACTGGTGTTAATGTAAACCATTTCAATACTCCTGTTTTTGATGAATTCGAGGACAGTACAAGACCTGAGAGTTTTCTGCCAAAAACTGTTGTAAGAGTTGTGTTCATTAAAACTAATTATTGATCATTCatagtatttattattatcCTATTCTAAGCGATGTGTTTCATTGACTAGGAGGGATCTGTTCATTAATATAGAAGAGAGGCAACCAGAGGACAAGAATTATGAAACAAACGTCTTGCTGTAGAGAAAAGGTGTTCTTATGCTTATGAAATGTTAAGACAATTTTGTATAATTGCTGAAATTACTGTGATACTCTAGAACTCCTCTGCACAGCTGATATTCACTGAGATTTTACTGAGCTGTTACATTAAGTACAAGAGTATAGAGTGATGTAGAGTATCACATGCTACTGTATTTAGCTGTATTTGCAACATGTTTCTTCATGAGTGATACTGGGAGAAGAGGCTGTTTTTACCTTCGATGATCCTGAGCTGTGAGGAGACCCCTCAACAGAGCTGCTGGCAGTGTGGTTCGCTGGCACATTGGGCTTGTCTGTGGACAATGTATCACAACCAGATAATCTTCCTCTGAACATTATGGCAAATAAAAAGTTCTGGCAAAGTGGTGTCAATGATTAAAagagaacacacaaaaagaacacaCGAGGGCAACCACAGCGTGCTTTTACTTCATTGGTCAGTGGTCTGGGACACGTTACATTAACTGCAGCAAGCCAGCTTTAAATATGGATAGGCAATGTAATTCCCCTCTACATATGTTCATTAACCATCTCATTTTGTTCAGAGCTGCAAAATGCCATAAATTTGGTTTTTAAACAACACCCTGCAGAACAATTATTTTCCACAGTGAAACATCAAACAATAACTCAACTGTCACTGTGAACAATCACAAATCCAAGGCACTACGCTGCAACTCAAAagcataaatcatttttttaaatactccCTTGCTGGATCTCAGCCATGCCTAAACTGAAATATTGTCCTCTGCTGGCTCCAATGTGTCTAGAAAAAAATGGCCAAGTTGTCTGTTTTTACTGAAGGAATCTTCCATAGTACTTAGAGTGAGCCCAAGCAAAACCTCCCTTTTAATTTGAGTCCAGTCAGTGCGACTATAGTGTTCCCAGGAGGTGCTCTCTATGATTACCGACATGTTGCATGTACACACGGATTTTAAGTGACAAAGTTACTGTAGTACATCCAAACATGTTGTCTCGTTATCCACGTAACCTGGAGCCTTTGTAAAAGGATTTTAGTCCACTAAGGACCCAATGGCCTTCAGCTACAGAACCTGACACCAAGCCATGCAGGTGGTCGTCCCACAAGGCAGCAGCCCCAGTGGTTCTTGCCAGTAATAATCAGCAATGATCAAGCTTTTGGTAGAAGTACACTGTACACAGCTTCTGTGCGCAAGACAAAGCCTATCAGCAAAGTCCTGTTTTTGTGTACTCTGCTGTGCTGGCCTAATTAGTATCCCAGATaggaggggaggtgggaggcacaactgttttctcacagttttaTTGCATCTTCAAAGGGTTGTACAACATGGAGCTAAGCATTCAACACATTAATATTGTTTGCGTATCCTAGAAATCAAAGAAATCATTGTCCGCACTGCTTTGCCTGAGACTAGTTATATTGCTTGTGTCAGATCGCTTAAAAACAAGATTTCATAAAATGTGAATGCATAAATTTCATTAGCTCCGCATTGCCAATTAAAGTTCTAAAGGCCGTAAAAGTCACAAAAGAAAGCATGTAAAATGACAGACCCAAAGTGATTTTAAAGACGCCGTTAAGCCGACGCATGAACTACTTTCTCACTGAAGAAAAGGTCAGGTTCTGAATCCAAAACCAAACCACCCCAATAAAGTTAGGGTATCCTTTTTCCCAGCCtctaaaagtgtgtgtggtgttagTGTAATTAACATCTTAACATGTTTCAGCACACCCTGACCTTCGCATTACACGCCACGTCTGAAAACAGATGCTTCACCTGGAACGGCTTAATACCTTTAGACATTATAATTATGTTATAATTATATGTATACTTGtgtaaaacaggaaaattaTCTCCATTGTTGTCATTACAGAGGGTGTAACAGCTGCAAGGGCAATCACTGTATTAGATAGTGTATTAGCAAATTCACATTATCTGTGCTTGTTCAGGTTTTGCATGCTGTGGCCAATCACAGAGTGGTGCCGCGTTACTGGACGTCACACAGTCCTCCCAGGCAGCAGGTCAGAAAGCTACGTCCATTACTGACAGTTCTTTGcaacagttttaaaagaaatcGTATAATGGATTTGGAGAATGGAGACAAGGTTAAagttttctcttcctcattcAGAATggtataaatatatttacagtttgCAAATAAAGGTGATATAACAATTGCCAAAATATCTCAGGTATAACATTTTCATTGCAAATACAACAGGGAGCAGCCCAGTATGAACAAATATGTGAATTTAGGTGGTGTTAAAATGTACACGGACCAACAGCTAATCAATATTGGGACTGCTGTGCTGGGTTCGCTGGCAAAAACTTTAACGGCACAGAACATACGGTATATCATACACTATTTAACGTTCCAGCAGCACTATTATAGCACAGGTTCATTACTGATACTGATGTGTAGGTGTGGAGAAATGTGTGCCTGAAAACGTGAGAATGAATGTTCAGATTTCGGTTTCTTTCATTCTTCACAGCTGATCACAAGGCTGTAACTCCGACTTTTTCAAATCTGTTGACTCAACCTGTTAAAGATTCACGACGACTACATATACTTACGCTTTTTCTGGGCCTGCTGGTGATTGTGGCCTTTTTCCCGGTCGGGGGAGAAGCTCCTGCTCCTCGTGTTTGATCCAGAGCGGACTGGTGGCTGGGCTTCCCTGTTCCCAGGAGAGCGTCCCCGTTTGATGGCAGGTGGACCGGTGCTGTAGTGATCGAAAACAGGCAAATCAGTGCTGTGGATTTTGGTGACAAAACAAGAGATTTAGCTTTTGatgaataatatatataaatgcatttgttttccGTATCTGCACATGACAGCTTGAGGCAGGAACATATTTTTTCACTGCACATAAAATGAGGGATACAGTACTTGTCATGGgaatcttttattatttttcttaaaatgtaattactgGATATCCTTCCTCAAgagtgacattttcaaagacaACCTTATAgatacattttgtcagttttgagtgaatttttttttttatcaaaaacTAGGCAAGAGATTTTAAGCCATGCTTAAAAGCTCAAAGAGTTGGCAGTCTGTTAAATGTATACTggaaatcaaaaaaaaaacatacggATGTGAATGCAGTGGCTTGGCTTTTCTGCCTGGCACAGAGTTTTGAGGAGGGCCTGACCCTCGACCTCTGCTGCGGTAATTGTGACCGGCTCTGCCACGGTTCCTGagaaacatcaaaaatacagacaaattaATGACTAGCAAAGCTGCTCTGCAACCTTACAACAAACGCTTTGCAAAGTTCCaagcaaaaatataacaaatcaAGAGCATGTTTAATGCAAATTCAAAatgcatcatcttcatcactcCTGGTTAAAGAACAAAGAGGGTTTGGTATTTGTCAGAGCGCGCCTTTAGACGGGCAAtggaaacagaataaataaaagagcgATCCACAAAGCTTTCAAAATTCATACTCAGTGGTTCACTGATGAACTTCTGGCATGGAGGCAAGCTTTTACTTTGGCCCAAGCAACAGTTGGCTGACAGCTGGAGCAATTAGGGGCTTTTTTCACCAGTATCTTCCTTCAATTGTAGGCACAACCGTGACGAAGCTTAAACATGGAGCTGAAGACACAAAGCACTGTCAACAAAGCTGTTAGTCAACCACATAAAGTAAAGAGTGATTCCTGAGCATTTATCTAACATGATAAAACCAACACAAGTActgaaactttatttttgcttgCTCATTTTTTACGATTTTACAGACTCAAAACTTGTGTGCAAAAAACCTTTAGGCCCAGAGGTATAAAGGACCCAAAGGCACCTGGTTGTCACGACCTCTGCCTGAACTCGGGCCACATCTCAAACAAAGAGCAGGTCTAACAGCGCCTCACACTTTTACGACTCATGGTCTGTTTGAAGTAGCCAAGACTCAGCGTGCCATTTGCCTGAACTTAATTTGCCAACGTTGAATTGACATCAATGCAGGACACAAATAACATCAAAAAACTATGAATAGGGgagaaaacactgtgtgctTGGAAGTACAAGGAGTATATCAGGCACTTATCAGACAGACATTTGTCCAGAAATGATACACATTTAAACGGCTGTGCCTTAATGCAGAAGCAAAGATATGAGAAAAAGACCCTTCATACCAACAGTCACTACACAAAGATATCACCAGAATAATACAATGATTTACTGACTTACTAACAAACACTAATGACCTATAATATTTGCATCTTTATTCCCTTTGCTGTCTTTGATCACAACACGGAGGCCGGGCTCATTCAAAAATAACAGTACTTCAACTAACTGAGTAGATTTACAAGGGCAGTTCACAAATGAAGACACGGCTGCATTTAGCACAGCAGCGTTTCACTGTTCATTAAGAGAGTTAATATCTTGAAGATACACATCAGGCAGTCCACTCATTTCATAATCCAAGTGAACAACCTCCACAAGGGAGCTCAGAAAAACTATTTGAGAGTTTGTCACCAAGATGCCTCTACAGAACTTTATTATATTTATGCACTACTTGTCTTTATCACACACCCCTTAAGATTGATTTACGGCATACTTGTAAGGCGAGGGGTTACAGAGTAGTTATGGAGTCATATACAGTACAGCTTGTGACAAGAGGGTCGCCAGTTCCATTCCACCTctgactggcaggaaaaaatttgggtgtggtggagtgattaataatgctCCTCCCCCTCTATttgctggctgatgtgcccttgagcaaggcccTTAACCCTCCAAttttgctccccgggcacctgaaatggcagcccactgctcctgtgtgtttcactgcatgttgcatgttgcatgtgtgtgtgcttcaatcagtgatgggttaaatgcagagaagtaatttcccagcttgggattaataaagtataataaaattaaaaaaaaaaaaattaaattactgtCTTGCTGGCTGGGAGGCAAGAGGAGGCAATCAGCTGTTTCTTGgcaaaaccaaagcaaagaaCCCAAAACACCACAGCTATACTGTTTAGACAGAAATGATGGAACGTTTGTAGTCACTGGGATAATTCTTCCTTAGTACTGCCCACATTTCCAGTGTAAGCTAAACTGGTTAAAATTCTCTTTCTGTGTAAAGAATACATCCCACTGTTCACTCGACGTTAGTACAATGCCTCGGTAATCCCAGTTCGAGATGAGTGCCTTCACACAATCCAAATAACTTGACCAGTACACACCGTACTTGCTGTGTAGCATTACCACAACAGATAGATTTTAAAGGTCATTTGGAACTTGAAAATATCCAATATAAAATTTTATCTAACGCAGTGAGGACCACAAGAGGCACAAGACATACACTGCTCAGAGTATCTGAGATGTGTGCGGGTGTTGAACCGAAGAGGGAGTGGTCcagctgtttttcctctcagtgtggGGGGTAAAGGGGGGGGGGTCGGCCTGGCAAAGTGAGTAGACACTAGTGCCCTTTGTCCCCTTCTCCAGCCTGGTTTGACTCCTGGAAAAGGGAGCCCAGGCCTGTAAACTGTTGGTATGCTGGAGTGGCCGGAGGGAGGGGCGGGGGTCTGTTAGCTTCTCTGTGTGGGGTTAAGCTCTTGCGCTTACCTTAAGAGCAGTGCGGTGACAGATCACTGAAATATGCTTCCTAAAAACTATACTCTTCTGCCAAGGCATTTTGCCAATGCGATAATTAGTAAAAAGAGATGTTATATTCTTTACTATAGGATGGAAAtaaagaacttaaaaaaaatagcaattcAAAGTGATTTTTTACACTTAAGAGCTGGGTTAACCGATTTTAATTACCGTATACTGCATGAAAAAAAGCCACACACCTCGAGGTTCATTAAATCTTTATCAAGCTGAAAAcctttcaaaagacaaaactcTGCCTCCATCTAGTGGTCAGTGTAATGCATGACATAAAGATTCAGTGGAGCAACTCAGAATCTGACATATTAGGGATGTGACAAAGTAAAATTAATTACCTTGATACCAGCTGATGCCTTAGATCACGCCTGTTGTAACACGATTGGGAGTATGAACCCTCCTGCAAACAATCGCAACACTTTTAAAGATCCCCCACCACACATGTACTGATGCATGCAACAGGATTTTCTTAGATGTGTCTGATACAGTTTTTAAAGGAGAAAAAGTacattaaatcacattaaatgGATTACAACTATTAGTTTCATTAtaaattaatctgctgattattttcatgatgaatcaattaatcgtttagtttataaaatgtcaaaaagattGCGAAAAACTATTTCTTAGGGCCAAAAGTGGTATTTTCAAATTCTGTTGCTGTCCAACTAACAGTCAAAAATCCAAACACTCTCCATTAACTTTcatacatgacaaagaaaagcagtctTTAAAAACCTTTAAGAAACTAgaaccagcaaatatttgaaattCCTGCttcaaaaatgactgaaacgattTATCAATTTTCAAAATACCTGGTAATACATTTTCTATTGATCGATTAAATGATTCATCAAcccactgctgcagctccatccataacacaaaacagattttagtGTTATAAACCATGCATACCAACACCGTCTTACATTTCGTGAGGGTGAAGAATTTCTGCGAAAATGAGGGCTGTCATCAAAGTATCGGCGATCACTAGGTGGGTACCACCCTTCCTCGTAATATTCTCTTGCGTCCTGGTAATTTCGAGAATCATCATACCACGGGTCATCATTAAAGCCTCTGTCAAATTCTCGAGGCGCAGGGCTCCTCCTGTCAATGATATTCACAACTCGATGGACTGTCACCTGAAATGACACAACGTGCgatttcacatttctgtccaTTAGCCTGGACAAACATTTGGATTTAGAAGAACTTGACAAGGTACATAACATGCTGTTCAAAGTGCTCCAGGGGTCAGTGGAGCCGATTTTTAAACAGAGATATAATAACATAACACTAAACACTTTCAGTAACCAGTTCTTCCCACTAATTACCAAGGAGGCTTAGTCAAACTAATATATTTTGGCCATGCAAAACAATATCTCTCCTTACCTCTCTTGCATCCGTTCCTGAGAAGCACTCTTCATATGCATCCCTAATTGAACGACCACGCATATACgccact
This is a stretch of genomic DNA from Scatophagus argus isolate fScaArg1 chromosome 7, fScaArg1.pri, whole genome shotgun sequence. It encodes these proteins:
- the LOC124061559 gene encoding periphilin-1-like, which gives rise to MAYMRGRSIRDAYEECFSGTDAREVTVHRVVNIIDRRSPAPREFDRGFNDDPWYDDSRNYQDAREYYEEGWYPPSDRRYFDDSPHFRRNSSPSRNEGSYSQSCYNRRDLRHQLVSRNRGRAGHNYRSRGRGSGPPQNSVPGRKAKPLHSHPTGPPAIKRGRSPGNREAQPPVRSGSNTRSRSFSPDREKGHNHQQAQKKHKPNVPANHTASSSVEGSPHSSGSSKEKTPASVAETEEVVDASMEPKLTPEEDFKARRLEAIKAKALEIETHYRQDCETFRTVVKMLVAKEPSLNNLLQAPLDENLLEIKQRCLDDLRHFVKELDEIIAKGGNKPNHNSPHTSPVTHAQTEEDFPQLCSTDPTSTD